Proteins from a genomic interval of Asticcacaulis sp. AND118:
- a CDS encoding helix-turn-helix transcriptional regulator encodes MVSTIRTYSRATQEALVLMGGHIKLARKQRKMSEADLAERIGIARSTLQMIEKGSAKAEIGLVFEAAHLVGVPLFVSEPSALATQIARVEDKLALLPQSIRRPRTEVKDDF; translated from the coding sequence ATGGTTTCCACCATTCGAACCTATTCGCGTGCAACGCAGGAAGCGCTCGTCCTTATGGGCGGGCATATCAAGCTTGCCCGTAAACAGCGCAAGATGTCGGAAGCCGATCTTGCGGAGCGCATCGGGATTGCCCGCAGCACCTTGCAGATGATCGAGAAGGGAAGCGCCAAGGCGGAAATCGGACTGGTGTTCGAGGCGGCTCATCTGGTTGGCGTGCCGTTGTTTGTCAGTGAGCCATCGGCCCTTGCCACCCAGATTGCCCGCGTCGAGGACAAGCTGGCGCTGCTGCCTCAGTCGATCCGCCGTCCGCGCACGGAGGTGAAGGATGACTTCTGA
- a CDS encoding type II toxin-antitoxin system HipA family toxin yields MWIWLPGSTEPVVAGRLARDGDLHVFNYGRSYLERPDAMPIYLPELPLQRGALVPQAPLDMAGALRDGSPDAWGRRVIINRLTGLKGVDAQAVEFDELTYMLNSGSDRIGALDFQASPDRYEPREAENSTLEELLEAAERVDRGEPIPPALDRALFHGSSIGGARPKALIANGNEKFIAKFSATNDTYAIVKAEYVAMRLADVAAGLNVAPVRLVKANGKDVLLVKRFDRTRTDKGWARRAMVSALTMFGLSEMQARYASYRDLAEIIRARFTEPKETLRELFGRMVFNVLSGNTDDHARNHAAFWGGGSLSLTPAYDICPQPRTGREANQAMLIGEEDRRSRLETCRAAASAFLLGAADADEIIDAQIEGIRAAWGDICDEAELSAVDRAFLWERQFLNQYAFDE; encoded by the coding sequence GTGTGGATCTGGTTGCCCGGAAGCACGGAACCTGTCGTCGCCGGACGTCTTGCCCGCGACGGAGACCTTCATGTCTTCAACTACGGCCGATCCTATCTGGAACGTCCCGACGCCATGCCGATCTATCTGCCGGAATTGCCGTTGCAGCGCGGCGCGCTTGTTCCACAGGCACCGCTAGACATGGCCGGCGCCTTGCGCGATGGATCGCCCGATGCATGGGGGCGACGGGTCATCATCAATCGACTGACGGGTCTGAAGGGCGTTGACGCACAAGCGGTCGAATTCGATGAATTGACCTACATGCTGAATTCTGGCTCCGACCGCATCGGTGCCCTGGATTTTCAGGCGTCGCCGGATCGTTATGAGCCACGCGAAGCTGAAAATTCAACGCTTGAGGAGTTGCTGGAAGCGGCCGAGCGCGTTGACCGGGGCGAGCCTATTCCGCCAGCCCTCGACAGGGCATTGTTTCATGGCAGTTCCATCGGCGGTGCCCGGCCAAAGGCATTGATTGCCAATGGCAACGAGAAGTTCATCGCCAAATTTTCCGCGACGAATGACACCTATGCCATCGTCAAGGCGGAATATGTGGCGATGCGGCTGGCCGATGTGGCAGCCGGGCTCAACGTCGCCCCCGTCAGGCTGGTCAAGGCCAATGGCAAGGACGTGCTGCTGGTCAAGCGCTTCGACCGCACACGCACAGACAAGGGCTGGGCGCGGCGCGCGATGGTCTCGGCACTAACCATGTTCGGCTTGTCCGAAATGCAGGCACGATATGCCAGCTATCGCGATCTTGCCGAGATCATCCGTGCGCGTTTTACCGAGCCGAAGGAAACGCTGAGGGAGTTGTTTGGGCGTATGGTGTTCAATGTGCTCTCGGGCAACACCGACGACCATGCCCGCAATCACGCGGCCTTCTGGGGTGGCGGGTCCCTGTCGCTTACGCCTGCCTACGACATCTGCCCCCAGCCGCGCACCGGTCGCGAGGCCAATCAGGCCATGCTGATCGGGGAGGAGGATCGGCGCAGCCGCCTGGAAACCTGCCGTGCCGCAGCATCCGCCTTCCTGTTGGGTGCCGCGGACGCCGATGAAATCATAGACGCACAGATCGAAGGTATCCGGGCAGCTTGGGGCGACATTTGCGATGAAGCGGAACTCAGCGCTGTCGACCGGGCGTTTCTTTGGGAACGGCAATTCCTAAATCAATATGCATTTGACGAATAG
- a CDS encoding ribbon-helix-helix protein, CopG family translates to MTKSPRKQRLSVYLEPAVMKRLVEHAARRDQSRSLIAEAAIESFLSPDAAERQEAAFTKRLDQIDRRITRLERDVGISVETLAVFVRFWLSTTPALPEPAAQAARVKTGERYEAFVTALGRRLAKGPQLRQEISEDMDVSDHSAKHDQL, encoded by the coding sequence ATGACGAAATCACCCCGCAAGCAACGGCTCTCCGTCTATCTCGAACCCGCTGTCATGAAACGTCTCGTCGAACATGCCGCCCGACGTGACCAGTCGAGGTCGCTCATCGCCGAAGCCGCGATCGAATCCTTCCTCTCACCGGATGCAGCCGAGCGACAGGAAGCAGCCTTCACCAAGCGCCTCGATCAGATCGATCGTCGCATCACACGCCTCGAGCGCGATGTCGGGATTTCGGTCGAGACCCTGGCGGTGTTCGTGCGCTTCTGGTTGTCGACGACCCCGGCCCTGCCCGAACCCGCTGCGCAGGCCGCCCGAGTCAAGACCGGCGAACGTTACGAGGCGTTTGTCACCGCACTCGGACGGCGGCTCGCCAAGGGGCCGCAGCTCCGGCAGGAGATCTCGGAGGATATGGACGTGTCGGATCATTCGGCCAAACATGATCAACTTTAA
- a CDS encoding conjugal transfer protein TraG, protein MSATKILWGQILTVLSIVLLCIWGATEWVAWRLAFQPELGEPWFRLFGFPVYLPPAFFWWWYAYDAYAPPIFVEGAYIAASGGLIAAAAAIGMSVWRAREAKKVETYGSARWAEPEEVKAAGLLGHDGVVLGRYDEHYLRHDGPEHILCFAPTRSGKGVGLVVPSLLTWPGSAIVHDIKGENWQLTAGFRARHGRVLLFDPTNTKSSPYNPLLEVRRGEWEVRDVQNIADILVDPEGSLEKRNHWEKTSHALLVGAILHVLYAEPDKTLAGVAAFLSDPRRPIESTLAAMMKTAHLGEAGPHPVIASAARELLNKSDNERSGVLSTAMSFLGLYRDPVVAEVTRRCDWRIMDLVAAKHPATLYLVVPPSDIARTKPLIRLILNQVGRRLTEDLQAKAGRHRLLLMLDEFPALGRLDFFESALAFMAGYGLKSFLIAQSLNQIEKAYGANNSILDNCHVRVSFATNDERTAKRVSDALGTATEMKAMKNYAGHRLSPWLGHLMVSRSETARPLLTPGEIMQLPPTDEIVMAAGLAPIRAKKARYYEDARFKERLLPPPKLAASDVGRPDDWTGLPVPAKPEASASLLAGGDQGDEDPTESERRHQPELNRVAPIEKKAPINNEFEIDLPDETDEDAVRNSRLSRIMQSVARQVSLDPDDGMDL, encoded by the coding sequence ATGTCCGCGACCAAAATTCTCTGGGGCCAGATCCTCACCGTTCTTTCGATTGTTCTGCTCTGCATTTGGGGCGCGACCGAATGGGTGGCGTGGCGGCTGGCCTTCCAACCAGAACTCGGCGAACCCTGGTTCCGGCTCTTCGGTTTTCCCGTTTACCTGCCGCCCGCCTTCTTCTGGTGGTGGTACGCCTATGACGCTTATGCACCGCCGATCTTTGTGGAAGGCGCCTACATCGCCGCATCCGGTGGTCTGATCGCTGCAGCCGCCGCCATCGGCATGTCGGTTTGGCGGGCGCGCGAGGCCAAGAAGGTCGAAACCTATGGCTCCGCCCGCTGGGCTGAACCCGAAGAGGTGAAGGCGGCAGGTCTTCTGGGGCACGATGGCGTCGTGCTCGGCCGCTATGACGAGCACTATCTGCGCCACGACGGCCCCGAACACATCCTTTGTTTTGCACCGACTCGATCCGGCAAGGGTGTCGGTCTCGTCGTGCCTTCGCTTCTAACCTGGCCCGGCTCCGCCATCGTTCATGACATCAAGGGCGAAAACTGGCAGCTCACAGCCGGCTTCCGCGCCCGGCATGGCCGCGTTCTGCTCTTCGATCCGACCAACACCAAATCCTCACCCTATAATCCCCTGCTCGAGGTGCGCCGCGGCGAGTGGGAAGTCCGTGACGTTCAGAATATCGCCGACATCCTTGTTGACCCCGAAGGCTCCCTTGAAAAGCGCAACCATTGGGAAAAGACCAGTCACGCCCTGCTGGTCGGGGCCATCCTGCATGTCCTCTATGCCGAGCCTGACAAGACACTGGCGGGTGTCGCTGCTTTTCTCTCCGATCCCCGCCGCCCGATCGAGTCGACGCTCGCCGCCATGATGAAAACCGCGCATCTGGGTGAAGCCGGACCGCATCCCGTCATTGCCAGCGCGGCGCGTGAACTCCTCAACAAATCCGACAACGAACGCTCGGGCGTGCTCTCCACCGCCATGTCGTTTCTCGGGCTTTACCGCGATCCGGTCGTTGCTGAAGTCACCCGCCGCTGCGACTGGCGGATCATGGACCTGGTCGCCGCAAAACATCCGGCAACCCTCTATCTTGTCGTGCCGCCATCCGACATCGCCCGGACAAAGCCGCTCATTCGCCTGATCCTCAACCAGGTTGGGCGCCGTCTGACCGAGGATTTGCAGGCCAAGGCCGGACGACATCGCCTTCTCCTGATGCTCGACGAGTTTCCGGCGCTGGGGCGGCTCGATTTCTTCGAGAGCGCGCTCGCCTTCATGGCGGGCTATGGCCTCAAGAGCTTCCTGATCGCCCAGTCGCTGAACCAGATCGAAAAGGCCTACGGCGCGAATAATTCGATCCTCGACAACTGCCATGTCCGTGTCAGCTTCGCCACCAATGACGAGCGAACCGCCAAGCGCGTTTCCGACGCGCTCGGCACCGCGACCGAGATGAAGGCGATGAAGAACTATGCCGGGCACCGGCTCTCGCCCTGGCTCGGGCATTTGATGGTTTCGCGCTCCGAGACGGCGCGGCCCCTCCTGACCCCTGGCGAAATCATGCAACTGCCGCCGACCGACGAGATCGTCATGGCGGCGGGCCTTGCGCCGATCCGCGCGAAAAAGGCTCGCTATTACGAGGATGCCCGTTTCAAAGAGCGCCTGCTGCCCCCGCCAAAGCTTGCCGCTTCCGACGTAGGGCGGCCCGACGACTGGACCGGCTTACCGGTGCCTGCCAAGCCGGAAGCTTCCGCGTCTCTCCTGGCTGGTGGCGATCAGGGTGACGAAGATCCGACCGAATCCGAGCGTCGGCATCAGCCGGAACTCAACCGTGTCGCACCGATCGAAAAGAAAGCCCCAATCAACAATGAATTCGAGATCGACCTGCCGGACGAGACGGATGAAGACGCCGTCCGCAATAGCCGCCTGTCCCGTATCATGCAGAGCGTGGCACGGCAGGTCTCGCTCGATCCCGACGACGGCATGGACCTGTGA